A genomic segment from Vidua macroura isolate BioBank_ID:100142 chromosome Z, ASM2450914v1, whole genome shotgun sequence encodes:
- the LOC128822561 gene encoding serine/threonine-protein kinase PAK 3-like has protein sequence MDAGSAIKAAAAAASSEEASSPQPENPSVSSSALSSREKEKQFLRLLRRVVSVGDPEKKYTGWKPIGSGRFWPLCSVQP, from the exons atggacgcaggatctgccatcaaagctgccgctgcagcagcatcctccgaaGAAGCCTCCTCTCCGCAGCCCGAAAACCCGAGCGTGAGCAGTTCGGCCCTCTCAAgccgggagaaagagaagcagttcctgaggctgctga ggcgtgtggtgagtgtgggagatccagagaagaagtacactggatggaaacctattggcagtgg ccgattttggcctctgtgctccgttcagccctga